In the Harmonia axyridis chromosome 3, icHarAxyr1.1, whole genome shotgun sequence genome, one interval contains:
- the LOC123676720 gene encoding ubiquitin-conjugating enzyme E2 L3 gives MAATRRLQKELGDIRQSGMKSFRDIHVDETNILTWQGLIVPDSPPYNKGAFKIEINFPAEYPFKPPKINFKTKIYHPNIDEKGQVCLPIISAENWKPATKTDQVIQALVALVNEPEPEHPLRADLAEEFLRDRKKFSKNAEEYTKKHSEKRPAD, from the exons ATGGCTGCCACAAGGAGATTGCAGAAA GAATTAGGTGATATAAGACAATCTGGTATGAAATCTTTTCGTGATATACATGTAGATGAAACGAATATTCTTACTTGGCAAGGTCTTATAGTACCA GATAGTCCTCCTTATAACAAAGGtgcatttaaaattgaaataaattttcctGCAGAATACCCTTTCAAACCACCTAAGATAAATTTTAAAACTAAAATCTATCATCCAAATATAGATGAAAAAGGACAAGTTTGTTTACCTATAATAAGCGCTGAAAACTGGAAACCTGCTACTAAAACTGATCAAG TGATCCAGGCATTGGTAGCTTTGGTTAATGAGCCAGAACCTGAGCATCCTCTAAGAGCAGATTTAGCAGAAGAATTTTTGAGGGACCGAAAGAAATTTTCTAAGAACGCTGAGGAATACACTAAAAAACATAGTGAGAAAAGGCCTGCTGATTAG
- the LOC123676719 gene encoding UPF0046 protein C25E10.12, whose product MGNINRKNAYDSTLSMTKLLKLIDSLPKDMESKQIEVHHLSSNPTAAWKELSNAQKVIKVNVKIPSKPVDSNKIRFVCMSDTHSLLRNDFEVPPGDVYIHAGDFTRCGQKDEVIQFNSWLGTLPHKHKIVIAGNHELSFDETFSNLFRKKIAQHLGSDHDNQVLNYGNTKDDIVDAVNEDNIRQYLTNCTYLEDSSIELFGIKIYGTPWQPEFGGWAFNISRGEKCLSKWDKIPENTDILITHTPPLGHGDLACSGVRAGCVELLQTVQRRVKPKYHIFGHIHEGYGVSSDGKIIFINASTCDINYIPKNLPVVFDVPLPEGFSKS is encoded by the exons atgggaaatatcaATCGAAAAAATGCCTATGATTCAACTTTGTCCATGACAAAGTTACTGAAATTGATAGATTCATTACCAAAAGACATGGAATCAAAACAAATAGAAGTACATCATTTAAGTAGTAACCCTACAGCAGCATGGAAGGAACTTTCAAATGCTCAAAAAGTTATTAAGGTGAACGTAAAAATACCTTCTAAACCAGTTGACTCCAACAAAATACGATTTGTATGTATGAGCGATACTCATTCTTTGTTAAGGAATGATTTCGAAGTACCACCAGGAGATGTTTATATTCATGCAGGTGATTTCACAAGATGTGGACAAAAAGATGAAgtaattcaatttaattcatGGCTGGGAACTCTTCCCCATAAGCATAAAATTGTTATTGCTGGTAATCATGAATTAAGCTTTGATGAAACATTCTCTAATTTGTTTAGAAAGAAAATAGCGCAGCATTTAGGATCTGATCATGATAATCAAGTCCTCAACTATGGTAACACTAAAGACGACATAGTAGATGCAGTAAATGAAGATAATATTAGACAGTATTTGACAAATTGTACATATTTAGAAGATTCTAGTATTGAATTATTTGGTATCAAAATTTATGGTACACCTTGGCAACCAGAATTTGGTGGTTGGGCATTTAATATTTCCAGGG GTGAAAAATGTTTATCTAAATGGGACAAAATTCCAGAAAATACAGATATCCTGATAACTCATACACCTCCTCTCGGACATGGAGATTTAGCATGTTCAGGAGTTAGAGCAGGTTGTGTTGAACTACTCCAGACTGTACAGAGGAGGGTGAAACCAAAATACCATATTTTTGGACATATCCACGAAGGATATGGAGTTTCATCAGATGGGaagataatatttattaatgctTCTACGTGTGATATCAATTATATTCCTAAAAATTTGCCTGTGGTCTTTGATGTACCATTGCCTGAGGGTTTCTCTAAAAGTTGA
- the LOC123676887 gene encoding two pore channel protein 1-like, with protein MEDERSLGDTGYKSFSSDNLHNPSYGTTSSSYPPIEEMGSRSSLARDVRDDTTGFDHWEMNYHEAAIFLEEGENNEKFDSHPRHPSALPAYLLVHNSWYYGLDLASSLVLLSLALTEKPSIDKLKLPVGIHGTLELLALGVIGIELALKLRWIGWGTILKHKRTMVKCVTLVIMVMEALVVLVRQSSHFRITRALRPIFLVDTRACGAVRRFIRQILQSLPPILDMLVLLLFFVCSYALLGYYLFSQHTTNLYFRTLPDSFVSMFVLLTTANFPDVMMPSYAISKWSALFFISYISTVLYVLMNLMLAVVYETFTGIERDKFRKLLLHKRKACQLAFRLLVSKQSPNTIKFKQFQGLMRYYSPRTSLRNIILMFHLLNISGTGSLTEDEFLHIYDALSVKWRLREPLDPWFSSAWPPLRVFYNISRRIVMWKYFEHIIYTLILSNGVAMFVRIMEHTDNLQKSAQMFAASWDTFLFLTLFLLEALLKVIAIGWNEYVASGWNVFDMIVTLAALMGAILLYLNPYLTLVVILRPLRLLRLFKLKKRYRDIFGTLVLLSPLMWSTTVVMLVMYYFFSIIGMEFFAPYDLRNCCVNTTVEDFYKFSTNTTSPLGYYYLNNFSDLLSSAVTLFELTVVNNWFIVMDAYASVTNPYSRLFFMLFYLFTMVVLTIVVASVLEAFRFRIQYKKQTTKRDEEQMLHEEVSIDWNVLQREINDVRIMETLQIDFTPRGTTYYLGRRRRTREVLQRHMYSSEITLWLNEIKEEENPNKLHEIVNESQINPRLVDS; from the exons ATGGAAGATGAAAGATCCCTTGGAGACACTGGATACAAAAGCTTTTCTTCAGACAATTTGCATAATCCTTCTTATGGCACTACAAGTAGCTCAT ATCCCCCTATTGAAGAGATGGGGAGTAGATCCAGTTTAGCTAGAGATGTGAGGGATGATACGACAGGCTTTGATCACTGGGAAATGAATTACCATGAAGCAGCTATATTTCTAGAA GAaggagaaaataatgaaaaattcgattctCACCCCAGACATCCATCTGCATTGCCTGCTTATCTGCTTGTTCATAATTCATGGTATTATGGGTTAGACTTGGCTTCTTCTCTGGTTCTTTTATCTCTTGCACTGACAGAAAAACCTTCTATTGATAAGTTGAAGTTACCTGTTGGAATACATGGTACTCTAGAATTATTAGCTCTTGGAGTTATTGGAATTGAGTTAGCATTAAAGTTGAGATGGATAGGGTGGGGAACCATATTGAAGCATAAAAGGACTATGGTCAAA TGTGTTACTCTAGTCATAATGGTAATGGAAGCTCTAGTGGTCCTTGTAAGACAATCTTCCCATTTTCGAATCACTAGAGCGTTACGACCCATATTTTTGGTTGACACTCGAGCATGTGGAGCTGTAAGAAGATTTATAAGACAAATTTTGCAGTCCCTTCCACCAATATTGGATATGTTGGTACTACTTCTGTTTTTTGTATGCAGCTATGCCCTTCTgggttattatttgtttagtcaGCATACAACTAATCTCTATTTCAGGACCCTTCCTGACAGTTTTGTCAGTATGTTTGTTCTTTTGACTACAGCAAA TTTTCCTGATGTGATGATGCCATCTTATGCAATATCGAAGTGGAGTGCTTTATTCTTTATATCTTATATATCGACAGTACTCTATGTGCTTATGAACTTG ATGCTTGCTGTGGTTTATGAAACTTTTACTGGAATTGAAAGAGACAAATTCAGAAAACTTCTTTTACACAAAAGAAAAGCATGTCAGTTAGCCTTCCGATTATTAGTCAGTAAACAATCTCCAAATACtataaaatttaaacaatttcaagGATTGATGAGATACTATTCACCTAGAACAA GTCTTAGAAATATAATACTCATGTTTCACCTCTTGAATATCTCTGGAACTGGTTCTTTGACTGAGGATGAGTTTTTACATATTTATGATGCACTAAGTGTCAAGTGGAGGTTGAGAGAACCTCTAGATCCTTGGTTTTCTTCAGCTTGGCCCCCTTTAAGAGTTTTCTATAATATATCTAGAAGAATTGTCATGTGGAAATACTTTGAGCACATAATTT ACACTTTAATACTCAGTAATGGTGTGGCCATGTTTGTTAGAATTATGGAGCATACAGATAATCTTCAGAAGAGTGCACAAATGTTTGCTGCTTCTTGGGATACCTTCTTATTTTTAACTT TATTCCTATTGGAAGCTCTTCTTAAAGTGATAGCTATAGGCTGGAATGAATATGTCGCATCTGGCTGGAACGTCTTTGACATGATAGTAACCCTGGCAGCTTTAATGGGGGCAATTCTGCTTTATTTGAATCCTTATCTGACGCTTGTTGTTATCCTGAGACCACTGAG GCTCTTACGGTTGTTCAAACTGAAGAAAAGATACAGAGATATTTTTGGAACCTTAGTGCTGCTCTCACCTTTAATGTGGTCAACTACGGTTGTTATGTTGGTTATGtattatttcttttcaataatAGGAATGGAATTCTTTGCACCTTATGATTTGAGGAACTGCTGTGT GAATACAACCGTTGAAGATTTTTATAAGTTCAGCACAAACACTACCAGTCCTTTGGGTTACtattacttgaataatttttctgatcTCCTTTCTTCAGCAGTGACTCTGTTCGAACTTACGGTTGTGAACAATTGGTTTATTGTGATGGATGCCTATGCTTCAGTAACTAACCCATATTCAAGACTTTTTTTCATGTTATTCTATCTATTCACCATGGTTGTTTTGACGATTGTTGTGGCTTCAGTTTTGGAAGCCTTCAGGTTCAGAATTCAGTACAAGAAGCAGACAACAAAGAGAGATG AGGAACAAATGTTACATGAAGAAGTTTCAATCGATTGGAATGTTTTACAACGTGAAATTAATGATGTACGAATAATGGAAACATTACAAATCGATTTTACACCAAGA ggAACAACATACTATCTTGGAAGACGACGGCGTACTAGAGAAGTTCTCCAACGTCATATGTATAGTTCAGAAATAACCCTTTGGTTGAATGAGATTAAGGAAGAAGAAAATCCCAATAAATTGCATGAAATTGTGAATGAATCCCAAATTAATCCTAGGTTAGTTGATTCATAG
- the LOC123676888 gene encoding dolichol-phosphate mannosyltransferase subunit 3 → MSKLMEWLTALSVLVSLWIAISTNKIGNNFTKQHPQLILYLPLILIILFGLYAMVIVLYRTFTFNNCVKAAAELKMEIQEAKSSLKSLGFISPKTTS, encoded by the exons ATGTCGAAATTAATGGAATGGTTGACAGCTTTAAGTGTTTTAGTATCTTTGTGGATTGCtatttcaacaaataaaataGGAAATAATTTCACCAAGCAACATCCACAATTAATATTATACTTACCATTAATTCTGATCATTTTATTTGGG TTATATGCCATGGTTATTGTATTGTATAGGACTTTCACATTCAATAACTGTGTTAAAGCTGCAGCTGAAttaaaaatg GAAATTCAAGAGGCCAAGTCTTCTTTGAAAAGTTTGGGATttatatctccaaaaacaaCCTCGTGA